GTATGTTTCATCCATTATTTTACTTCTCTTTCTGCCTTACCACTGGACCTCCTCTTCTTACCAAATATGGTCAGGACAGGAAGCCCCTAACAAATGTGAGGATATCCTCTATATGTGATCAACCAGCGTTCTCCTTATCACATCTGTAGTGCATCCATAACGAGAAAGCCTTCGATCGAAATTCACTATTTCAATACTAGAGGACAACCCGTCACATCCGCTAGGGGCTTCATCTCCTTACCATATTTGAAACTGGGTTGACATTCAGCAAAACATTTTCATAGATGAAAATCCGATCTCTGCACAATttcctgttcccaaaactagaatccgTTATGAATAAAATCCACAAGGTTTTGTAGACTTGACTCTATGCCAACCAGGGCTCTAAAGTCCAACCATATTGGTTGCATTACCAGTGCTTCAGAAGTAGCTAGGAGATATACaattgaattcggaagtttacatacaccttagccaaatatatttaaggtcagtttttcacaattcctgacatttaatcctagtaaaaattccctgttttaggtcagttaggatcaccactttattttaagaaaagtcagaataatagtagagagaatgatttatttcatttttttttttttttcatcacattcccagtgggtcagaagtttacatacactcaattagtatttggtagcattgcctttaaattgtttaacttgggtcaaatgtttcaggtagccctccacaagcttcccacaataagttgggtgaattttggcccattcctcctgacagagctggtgtaactgagtcaggtttgtaggcctccttgctcgcgcaagctttttcagttctgcccacaaattttctatgggattgaggtcagggctttgtgatggccattcaataccttgattttgttgtccttaagccattttgccacaactttggaagtatgcttggggtcattgtccatttggaagacccatttgcgaccaagctttaacttcttgactgatgtcttgagatgttgcttcaatatatccacgtcattttcctgcctcataatgtcatctattttgtgaagtgcaccagtccctcctgcagcaaagcacccccacaacgtgatgctgccacccccgtgcgtcacggttgtgatggtgttcttcggcttgcaagccagcCCCTTTTtacttcaaacataacgatggtcattatggccaagcagttctatttttgtttcatcagaccagaggacatttctccaaaaagtatgatctttggccccatgtgctgttgcaaaccgtagtctggctttgttatggcggttttggagcagtggcttcttccttgctgagcggcctttcaggttatgtcgatataggagtaatttgactgtggatatagatacttttgtacccgtttccaccagcatcttcacaaggtcctttactgttgctctgggattgatttgcacttttcgcaccaaagtacgttcatctctaggagacagaacgcgtctccttcctgagcagtacgatggcagtgtggtcccatggtgtttatacttgcgtactattgtttgtacagatgaacgtggtaccttcaggcgtttgacaattgctcccaaggatgaaccagacttagtctacaattttgtttctgaggtcttggctgatttcttttgattttcccatgtcaagcaaagaggcactgagtttgaaggtaggccttgaaatacatccacaggtacacctccaattgactcagatgatgtcaaaaagcttgtcagaagcttctaaagccatgacataattttctggaattttccaagttgtttaaaggcacagtgaacttagtgtatgtgaacttctgacccactagaattgtgatacagtgaattataagtgaaataatctgtctgtaaacaattgttggaaaaatgacttgtgtcatgcacaaagtagatgtcctaaacgacttgccaaaactatagttcattaacaagaaatttgtggagtggttgaaaaacgagttttaatgactctaacctaagtgtatgtaaacttccgacttcaactgtacatgaatcgaaaacatgcactcacacactaAACGTGCACCCACAAGTTTGTTTACCTAGACAACCTTAAAATGGTCAAATAAACTAAACTAAGCCAAGCACAGAGAGTGCAACAGTTATGTTCTGGGCAGAACAGGGGTGAGTTGAGAGATAACTTTTAGCTAAAGTGAAAGTACAACTGCATAACTCTCCTGCTCCACATCACTCTACACACAGTCCACCTTCTGTCAAGAGAGGAAATACACCCAGGAAAATAGTGAAAGTCCTTAACCTGGACACTGGTGATTATTTTACTCCATAATCACATTACTTTAGGTGTCCCACCTGTTCTTTACTTGATATTTGTTCAAAAAAACCTGGTACAAATGTGAGAATTTACAATGTTAGAAGTATGTTGTGCCCCATAATATAGAAGGGTAGGCCAAATTATAAAATCTCCTAGATATCGTTTCTCTACCTACAGTACTCTGGGTAAAAAGCATGGTCTGTCTGTGGAACACTGAATCAATAGTATTTTGGTAGAGCTATATACACTTAGTAATCAAATAGTGAATTTCTATCCAACGCTGACTCATTCCAGGAAGTCATTTTATAGAACTGGTTGCTCCACAGATAGAATGAGGAAAACAAAATTGTTCACAGAGAGACAAATGCCTATGCTAGCATGCAGCATTTTAAAGTAGTCTAGTGGGTGGGACTTGTTCTGGGTTAGGGAGGGATCACAGAATTCCATCCAAGCCAGTGGAAGGGATTAACCAATAAATCATATTCCTGAACAAACACTCCAGTACAGCAGGGGGCAGTATAATACTCTAAAATGAGGACAGCTACATTTCTAACTCTGTGGTCTTCTATTAGGTTTCAGAAATGTCCACCTCCAGCAATGTCTTGTCTGAAGAGCAGTTCCTGTGCTCTATCTGTCTGGATGTGTTCACTGAGCCAGTCTCTATTCCATGTGGTCACAACTTCTGCAAGGCCTGTATCAGGGAATACTGGAACAGCACTGTCCTGTGCCAGTGTCCACTGTGTAAGGACACATTCAACAGAAAACCTGAACCAAAAACCAACACAACACTCAGAGATGTTGCAGATCATTTTAAGAGGATGAAGGTCACGGACGGAGAGGAGTCCTCTTCCAAGCCTGGAGAAGTAGCACCAGTGCAGCAGATGATCCAGGAGCGACTGCAGAAGGTTAAGGAGATCAAATACTCAGTAGAGCTCAgccagagagatgcagagagagagataacaggaaGTGTGGAGGTCTTCACTGCTCTGGTTCGCTCCATTGACAGAAGTCAGGGTGAGGTTATTAAGGAGGTTGAGGAGAAGCAGAAAGCAGCTGAGAGGCAGGCTGACGGGCTCACTGAAGAGCTGGAGCAGGAAATCACTGAGCTGCTGAGGAGAGGCACTGAGCTGGACCATGTCCACCTCCTCCAGAGGTTCCCATCCCCGATCAAGGACTGGTCTGAGATCAGTGTTCACAGGGATCTGCATGTAGGAACTGTGCGGAGAGCTCTGTCTCGGCTGGAGGAGACACTTCAGAAAGAGATGGAGAAGTCGTGGGATCCTGAGCTGAGGAGGTTACAGCAGTGGTCAGTGGATGTGACTCTGGATCCGGATACAGCACACTGCAAGCTCATTGTGTCGGAGGACAGGAAACAAGTGAGCTATGGAGACATACGGCAGATTCTCCCTGACCTCCCAGAGAGGTTTGAATGTTATCTATCGGTCCTGGGAAAGGAAGGCTTCTCCTCAGGGAGATTCCACTTTGAGGTTCAGGTTAGGGGAAAAATTGAGTGGCAGGTAGGAGTGGCCAGAGAGTCCATCATTAGGAAGGGCCCAACAGCTGTAAGCCCTGAGGGTGGACTCTGGGCTCTGTATATGAATAGGAATAAGTATGTAGCCAAGGACACACCCCCTATCCCCCTCTTCCTGAGTCAGAAACCCCAGAAGGTGGGGGTGTTTGTGGATTACGAGGAGGGTCAGATCTCCTTTTATGATGTAGAAAACAGGTCTCATATCTACTCTTTCACTGGTTGTATCTTCACTGAGAAACTATATCCATACTTGAACCCCTGTGATAATGAGGAGGGTCCAAACACAGCCCCATTGGTCATCTCTCCTGTCAATCACACTGACTGAATTGGGGCCCAAAAAGGCAACAGATGACTTAATCTGATGGAGCAAATAACAATTAGGCTAACACATCCAACTGTAAAGAGTGTTGATAATAATGTTGATAATAATGTTGATAATAGTGTTGATAATAGTGTTGATAATAATAGGGCACATTCCAGGGGGTCTGCCAAGCAGTCACAAACCAAATTTCACAACACCTGCCATAAACCACATCAATATTATATTTTAATCTGAAGCATGACTGCAACGTATCTAACGTGGCGTTCAATGATTGGTTCACTTGTGCAGCATGTCTTCTGAGTCCTGTTTAGACCATGATGTTTGATATGGTTTTGGTGTTAAAATCAGAGGATTATGATTGGAATCTGATCTTCAGTAGAATATTATGCTTTAGTTTGTCTTTGTTTCCATTTCTTTTCCCCATTtttcagtatagtgtgttgagACGTTGATTGGATTAATTTGGGAATATGTACTGAATTATCCAAATCTAGTACAATGCATAACATTTATTGTGAGTTCTATGTTTTAGTTGTACGTGGTCCATGTAAAATAAacatgataaaataaataaatgctttGTTCTTGTTTTTATGAGTCTAAAATTGTTTATAAGGGTGATGCAGTGGAACAGAGGGGTTACTGCAGCACTGGCTTCTGAAGCCCACACTGACCTCTAGATGTGGCCCCACACTGTCCTCTAGATGTGGCCACACACTGTCCTCTAGATGTGGCCCCACACTGTCCTCTAGATGTGGCCCCACACTGTCCTCTAGATGTGGCCCCACACTGACCTCTAGATGTGGCCCCACACTGACCTCTAGATGTGGCCCCACACTGACCTCTAGATGTGGCCCCACACTGACCTCTAGATGTGGCCCCACACTGACCTCTAGATGtggcccctccctccctacctccccctccaGAACCCAGGGTTAAAAATACATACAGGCCCTGGTGCCATCTGAGACACAGGAAGGAACAGACACCTTCACTGGACTCTGATACATTTATACATGCCTCGaaaacatgcacgcacacaccaaatgtgcacacacacacacacacacacacacacacacagctagtttGCACTTACCTGTACAACTTTAAATCGTCAAATAAACTAAACTAAGCACAGAGAACGTGAAATGGTtaagttgtgggcagaacaggGAGGAGTTGAGTGAAAACATTTAGCTAAAGTGAAAGCATAACACTCCTGCTCCACTCCCCTCTACACACTGCAACACAGTCAACCTTCTGTCAAGACAAAGAGGAAAAACACACCCAGGTAAGTAGAGAAAGAGATGAATATGGACACTGGTGATCATTTTACTCCAAAATCACATTACTTTGTTTCTCAGCTGTTCTTTCTTTGATCTTAGTAAAACAATCTGGTAAAAATTTGAGAATTGACAATGTTACAAGTATGTTGAAAGTCACTTCTCCAAATGTGAAGACATTTAGGGCATGTGCTCCATACTATACAAAGGTAGGCCAAATTATACATCTCCTGGATATAGTTTCTCTACCTACAGTACTCTGGCTAAAAAGCATGGTCTGTCTGTGGACACAGAATCAATATTATTTTGGTAGAGCTATATACACTCTTGTTTTACCTTCTAAAGATACATTTAGTAATCAAATAGCAAATTTCTATCCAACGCCGACTCATTCCAGGAAGTCATTTTATAGAACTGGTTGCTCCACAGATAGAATGGGGAAAACGAGATTGTTCACACAGAGACAAATGCCTATGCTAGCATGCAGCATTTTAAAGTAGTCTAGTGGGTGGGACTTGTTCTGGGTTAGGGAGGGATCACAGAATTCCATCCAAGCAAGTGGAAGGGATCAACCAATAAATCATATTCCTGAACAAACACTCCAGTACAGCAGGGGGCAGTATAATACTCTAAAATGAGGACAGCTACATTTCTAACTCTGTGGTCTTCTATTAGGTTTCAGAAATGTCCACCTCCAGCAATGTCTTGTCTGAAGAGCAGTTCCTGTGCCCTATCTGTCTGGATGTGTTCACTGAGCCAGTCTCTATTCCATGTGGACACAACTTCTGCAAGGCCTGTATCAGGGAATACTGGAACAGCACTGTCCTGTGCCAGTGTCCACTGTGTAAGGACACATTCAACAGAAGACCTGAACCAAAAACCAACACAACACTCAGAGATGTTGGAGATCATTTTAAGAAGATGAAGGTCACGGACGGAGAGGAGTCCTCTTCCAAGCCTGGAGAAGTAGCACAAGTGCAGCAGATGATCCAGGAGCGACTGCAGAAAGTTAAGGAGATCAAGTACTCAGTAGAGCTCAgcaagagagatgcagagagagagatagcaggaagTGTGGAAGTCTTCACTGCTCTGGttcgctccattgagagaagtcAGGGTGAGGTTATTGAGGAGGTTGAGGAGAAGCAGAAAGCAGCTGAGAGGCAGGCTGACGGGCTCACTGAAGAGCTGGAGCAGGAAATCACTGAGCTGCTGAGGAGAGGCACTGAGCTGGACCATGTCCACCTCCTCCAGAGGTTCCCATCCCCGATCAAGGACTGGTCTGAGATCAGTGTTCACAGGGATCTGCATGTAGGAACTGTGAGGAGAGCTCTTTCTCGGCTGGAGGACACATTTCAGAAAGAGATGGAGAAGTCGTGCGATGCTGAGCTGAAGATGATACGGCAGTGGTCAGTGGATGTGACTCTGGATCCTGATACAGCACACCCCAAGCTCATTGTATCTGAGAACAGGAAACAAGTGAGCTTTCAAGGCACACGGCGGAATATCCCTGACAACCCAAAGAGGTTTAGTACTCATCTAGCTGTCCTGGGAAAGGAAGGCTTCTCCTCAGGGAGATTCTACTTTGAGGTTCAGGTTAGAGGAAAGATTGAATGGGTGTTAGGAGTGGCCAGAGAATCCATCATCAGGAAGGGCCAAAAAGCTGTAAGCCCTGATGGTGGACTCTGGGCTCTGAAAATGAAGGGTGAGAATAAGTATGAGATCAAGGACACACCCCCTATCCCCCTCTTCCTGAGTCAGAAACCCCAGAAGTTGGGGGTGTTTGTGGATTACGAGGAGGGTCAGATCTCCTTTTATGATGTAGAAAACAGGTCTCACATCTACTATTTCACTGGTTGTATCTTCACTGAGAAACTATATGCATTCTTTAACCCCTGTGATAATTCTGAGGGTCCAAACTCAGCCCCATTGGTCATCTCTCCTGTCAATCACACTGACTGATTTGGGGTCCAATAAGGCAGAAGTGCTGATAATATTGGGGGGTCTGCCAAGCAGTCACAACCCAAATATCACAACATCTAGGTGTTTAACATCACGCCAGAAACCGCATCATTATGATATTATAATCTCAAGCATGACTGCAATGTATCTAACGTGGCGTTCAATGATTGGTTCATTTGTGGAGCATCTTTTAAATCAGAGGATTATGCTTGAAATCTGATCTACAGTAGAATAGTTTTAGTTTGTCTTTTTTCACATTTATTTTCCCCATTtttcagtatagtgtgttgagACGTTGTTTGGATTAATTTGGGAGTATGTACTAGACTTGGATAATTCAGTACAATGCATGCAATTTCTTGTGAGTTTTCATTGTATGTGGTCCATGTCAAATAAACATAATAAATACagtgaataaatgttttgttcttgtttttaTGAGTCTAAATTCTTTAAACGGACGATGCATCCCAGAGGGCAGTGGAACAGAGGGGTTACTGCAGTAGTGCATTGTAGTAATCTGAGGCCCACAATGACCTCTAGATCtggctcccccctccccctcccgacCCTCTACCTCCAGCACTTAGGGTTAAAATACATAGAGGCCCCGGTGCCTTCTGAAAATCAGGAAGGAACAAACACGTTCAGTGGACAAACACTGGGCTCTGATACATTTATACATGACTCCAAAATATGCACAGACGCACACTAATtttgcgagcacacacacacctagttgACCCTTACCTAGAcaaaattaaaatggtcaaaaactaAACTAAGCCAAGGACAGAGAAAAGTACAAGAGTTAAATTCTGGGCAGAACAGGGATGAGTTGAGAGATAACATTTCGCTAAAGTGAAAGTACAACTGCATAACAGAAAAtctactgtctcagccactgcctgtcaccaagggagtaccccaaggctcaatcctaggtcccacgctcttctcaatttacatcaacaacatagctcaggcagtaagaAGCTCTCTcaaccatttatatgcagatgatacagtcttatattcagctggcccctccccgggttttgtgttaaatgctctacaaacCTTTCTTATAGGCTGACCACACCACTCTCGTCGCATGCGTGagtgttgcaaaatacatttaggaaTCTATGTTATTAAATTATTGTACCCACACTGCTTGTGCGTGTCTGCGTTGCTAAGGGCTAAAATAAaagtcctttctatttctgacacagatcgcactgcaagtcctgcctctcccatctcctcattggtttatagaagcaggtacccacgtgccatctcctcattggttatacccacgtgggtgattgaaagacgaactgttgccggttgtcgtggtaattcTATGGAAGTTTAGaagccaatcaccatataagttaaacaatgaaaaagcctggaaggaggagagttgACAAAAAATGATGATTCGGGTGACcgtttttatgtgtggattaattgtcggagtagaggaccttgtgcatttcaggtaaaataacaacctaatgTTTATTTCCagtacaaattagctagcaagtgcaagctaactagctaaattaccATGAATTTTttatgcttttcgacctgtccccaaatgaatgtcattggttcagagtttgttttgatattttaacctacaCCAAACGTGATctcgtttggtgtagggggacaaaataaatttgCGCAGCCAGTTTGGGTTCCATGTTAGTGTcgaacaagctttctctacccttaaccttgttctgaacacctccaaaacaaaggtaatgtggtttggtaagaagaatgcccctctctccACAGGTGTaactactacctctgagggtttagagtttgaggtagtcacctcatacaagtacttgggagtagggatagatggtacactgtccttctctcagcacatatcaaagctgcatgtTAACCTCTCAGCACAcggtctagtttcctgaatttccgcctgtctgacatgcccaaagtaactgcttgttactcaggcccagacgctaggatatgcatataattggtataattggatagaaaacacattgaagtttcgaaaactgttaaaataatgtctgtgagtataacagaactgatatggcaggcaaaaaactgaggaaaatccatccagaattTTGTTTTTGAGCTCCAAATGACTTCTAATGTAATGCTATTGAAAGATCTAATTtccacctcccagattgcagttcctatggcttccactagatgtcaacagtctttatgcAAGGTTTTAGGcttgttttatttttaaatgaaGTAGTATTTGTAGTCTTTCCAAGGTGAGCACCAAGGAAAAAGTATTTTTGCGCGCATGAACGAGGGCGCGCTCTTCATTCTTTGCCTTTGCTATTGAACATAGTATtctccgtatgaaatattatcgtttatttagatattagacaacctgaggattaataaaaacatcgtttgacttgtttggaagaaCTTTGCTGGTAATTTTTTGGaatcctttgtatgcatgttgaaggagtggattatTGAAttcaatggcgccaactaaacagcgtttttgggatataaagaaggactttatcgaacaaaacgaccattcattgtgtagctgggacccttgggattgcaaactgaggaagatcttcaaaattaagtgatttattttattgctacttctgattttgtgacgcctgtgccgGTTTGGAAAATATGTTAATGtgaggcgctgtcctcagacaatcgaatgctatgctttcgccgtaaagcctttttgaaatctgataaCGCAGTTCAATTACCAAAATTCTAAGCTTTTGAACCATGTTAGACACtagtattttcatgaatgtttaatattacgattttttattttgaatttggcgctctgcaatttcactggaagtTGTCGAATTTGATCCTGCTAGTGGGATCCGTGTGGTAAGAGGTTTTAAAGTTAAATCgtaaatcgctcctctttcaccccagctgccaaactaactctgattcagatgaccatcctactcatgctagattacggagacgtaatttatagatcagcaggtaaatGGTGctctctcgagcggctagatgttctttaccattcggccatcagatttgccaccaatgctccttatttatttttatttacctttatttaacatggcaaatcagttaagaacaaattcttatttacaatgacggcctaggaacagtgggtttactgccttgttcaggggcagaacaacagatttttaccttgtcagctcgtggattggaactagaaacctttcggttactggcccaacactccaaccactaggctacaaatcactgcactctatactcctctgtaaactggtcatctctgtatacctgtcgcatgACCCAccggttgatgcttatttataaaaaccctcttaggcctcactcccccctatctgagatatctcctgcagccctcatcctccacatacaacacccgttctgccagtcacattatgttaaaggtccccaaagcacacacatccctgtgtcgctcctcttttcagttcgatgcagctagcgactggaacgagctgcaacaaacactcaaactgaacagtttcatctcaatctcttcattcaaagactcaatcaaggacactcttactgacagttgtggctgctttgtgtgatgtattgttgtctctaactTCTTGctcttgtgctgttgtctgtgcccaataatgtttataccctgttttgtgctgctatcatgttgtgttgctaccatgttgttgtcatgttgctgccttgctatgttgtcttaagtctctctttatgtagtgttgtgttgtctctcttgttgtgtgtTTCGtcaccgcaggaggccttttggtaggccgtcattgtaaataagaatttgttcttaacagacttgcctagttaaataaagcttaaataaaaaaatatatattttaaaactaTCCTGCTCCTCGTTGCTCTAAACACCGCTAAACAGTCCACCTTCTGTCAAGAGGGAAACACTCCCAGGTAAGTAGAGAAAGAAAAATATTAACCTGGACACtggtgatatatatttttttaatgattgTTGTTTCTTTGATATTTGATTAAAAACTCTGATATAAATGTGAGAATTGACAATGTTACAAGTACGTTGAAAGTTACTTCTCAAAATGTGAATACAAAATGTGCTCCATAATATGCAAGGGTAGGTCAAAATTACACACATCCTGGATAGGTGGTCTCTACCTACTCTAGATAAAAAGCATGGTCCGTCTGTGGAACACTGAATCAATATTATTTTGTTAGAGCTATATACACTGTTGTTTTACCTTGCTGTAAGACCTGAGGGTGGACTCTGGGCTCTGTATATGAATAAGTATGTAGCCAAGGACACACCCCCTATGCCCCTCTTCCTGAGTCAGAAACCCCAGAAGGTGGGGGTGTTTGTGGATTACGAGGAGGGTCAGATCTCCTGTTATGATGTAGAAAACAGGTCTCATATCTACTCTTTCACTGGTTGTATGTTCACTGAGAAACTATATCCATACTTGAACCCCTGTGATAATGAGGAGGGTTCAAACACAGCCCCATTGGTCATCTCTCCTGTCAATCACACTGACTGAAttggggtccaaaaaggcaacagatgACTTAATCTGATGGAGCAAGTAACAATTAGGCTAACACATCCAACTGCAAAGAGTGTTGATAATAATGGGGCACGTTCCAGGGGGTCTGCCAAGGAGTCACAAACCAAATTTCACAACACCTGGACAGGTGTTTAACATGCCAGAAACCTCAGCAATATCAAATCTTATTAGTCACGAGCCGAATAGAACAGGTATTTCacctttcagtgaaatgcttatttacgagcccttaacaaacaatgcagtaCAAATAAGGAATAAAAGTAactagtaattaaagagcagcagaaaacttggacctagacttggtgctctggtaccacttgccatgcggtagcagagataatagtctatgactagggtggctggagtctttgatgatttttagggccttcctctgacaccgcctggtatagaagtcatggatggcaggaagctttgccccagtgatgtactgggccgtactcactaccctcagtagtgccttgtggtgggaggccgagcagttgccataccaggcggtgatgcaaccagtcaggatgctctcgatggtgcagctgtagaaccttttgaggatctgaggacccatggaaacttgagcgtgaaaaccccagcaacattgcagttcttgacacactcaaaccacctggcacctactaccatacccccgttcaaaggcacttacattttatgtcctgcccattcaccctctgaatggcacacatacacaatccatgtctcaattgtcacaaGGTTTAACAAGCCTTCTTTAATCTTATTTACAGTACAATATTATGTTTGCTCTTTTGATTTCTTTTTCACATTTTAAATATAGTGTGTTGAGACATTTTGGGATTATGTTGTACTACTGAATTAGCTAAACCTAATATAATGCATTACACGTATTGTGAAATTTACATTTTATGTGGTCCCTGTCGAAAAAACAATCAATTAAATATGATGTTCTTGATGGGTCTAATATTgtttaaaataacatttttaaaaaattatACAGGGGGCAGTGGAACAGAGAAGCTGGGCGGTATAtcgtattttactatatacacTGGTATGGATGCacagaccggtttgggtttttactttatctTCTATTACggtatttcaatgtttggtttgttaaatgaaTTTGCCTCTCCGGCAAATCAAAATGTCCTTTAATAGTCGACTCAGTTTGCTGCTTGAGTCGTCACTCTTGCTCCTGCTGCATGCCGCTTCCCACACCAAGCCCTGCCCAGTGTTACTCAAGCCCTTGCCGTGCCATTCACACCAGCTGCATCATCAGATGCAACAAGATGTTGCTGACAATGATGCAGAtttccactttgcttcttaatatagatcacattttatttgtcacatgcactgaatacaacaggtgtaggtaatccttactgtgaaatgcttcgTTACAAGTCCttatccaacaatgcagttaagaaaatttACAAAataaagtcaatgtgcgggggtacaggttagtcgaggtaatttgtacatgtaggtaagggtaaagtgactgtCTAGATAATGAACagccagtagcagcagtgtaaaaacaaaaaagggaGGGCGGGCGGGAG
The Salmo salar chromosome ssa16, Ssal_v3.1, whole genome shotgun sequence DNA segment above includes these coding regions:
- the LOC106574919 gene encoding E3 ubiquitin-protein ligase TRIM39-like; this encodes MSTSSNVLSEEQFLCSICLDVFTEPVSIPCGHNFCKACIREYWNSTVLCQCPLCKDTFNRKPEPKTNTTLRDVADHFKRMKVTDGEESSSKPGEVAPVQQMIQERLQKVKEIKYSVELSQRDAEREITGSVEVFTALVRSIDRSQGEVIKEVEEKQKAAERQADGLTEELEQEITELLRRGTELDHVHLLQRFPSPIKDWSEISVHRDLHVGTVRRALSRLEETLQKEMEKSWDPELRRLQQWSVDVTLDPDTAHCKLIVSEDRKQVSYGDIRQILPDLPERFECYLSVLGKEGFSSGRFHFEVQVRGKIEWQVGVARESIIRKGPTAVSPEGGLWALYMNRNKYVAKDTPPIPLFLSQKPQKVGVFVDYEEGQISFYDVENRSHIYSFTGCIFTEKLYPYLNPCDNEEGPNTAPLVISPVNHTD
- the LOC106574918 gene encoding E3 ubiquitin-protein ligase TRIM39, whose translation is MSTSSNVLSEEQFLCPICLDVFTEPVSIPCGHNFCKACIREYWNSTVLCQCPLCKDTFNRRPEPKTNTTLRDVGDHFKKMKVTDGEESSSKPGEVAQVQQMIQERLQKVKEIKYSVELSKRDAEREIAGSVEVFTALVRSIERSQGEVIEEVEEKQKAAERQADGLTEELEQEITELLRRGTELDHVHLLQRFPSPIKDWSEISVHRDLHVGTVRRALSRLEDTFQKEMEKSCDAELKMIRQWSVDVTLDPDTAHPKLIVSENRKQVSFQGTRRNIPDNPKRFSTHLAVLGKEGFSSGRFYFEVQVRGKIEWVLGVARESIIRKGQKAVSPDGGLWALKMKGENKYEIKDTPPIPLFLSQKPQKLGVFVDYEEGQISFYDVENRSHIYYFTGCIFTEKLYAFFNPCDNSEGPNSAPLVISPVNHTD